In Anaerotignum faecicola, the following are encoded in one genomic region:
- a CDS encoding metallophosphoesterase, producing MKKSKNRLLLILLIFTVVVSLCIRRENTSLTTTYVTVSSESALNNISGLKIVHISDLHNAEFGHANSSLLEKISSENPDIIAVTGDIIDSRRTNTDIAVEFTSKACEIAPVYYVTGNHEARIPEYASFEAELINAGANVLRNNNILFEFNGVQINLIGADDPSFSDRTESDEKILDNYLNSLSSDSGQYKILLSHRPELFETYVKNRMDIVLCGHAHGGQFRIPFIGGVIAPNQGFFPKYTSGVYTSGNTNMVVSRGLGNSIIPFRINNPPEIVVITIN from the coding sequence TTGAAAAAGTCAAAAAATCGTTTACTATTAATACTTCTTATATTTACCGTTGTAGTTTCACTGTGTATCCGGCGGGAAAATACATCCCTTACAACAACATATGTAACAGTTTCTTCCGAATCCGCTCTAAATAATATTTCAGGCCTGAAAATCGTCCATATCTCAGATTTGCATAATGCCGAATTCGGCCATGCCAACTCATCCCTTTTAGAAAAAATAAGCTCTGAAAATCCGGATATTATCGCCGTAACCGGAGATATAATCGATTCCCGACGCACAAATACCGATATAGCAGTTGAATTTACCTCAAAAGCTTGTGAAATCGCCCCAGTGTATTATGTTACAGGCAACCATGAAGCAAGAATACCGGAATACGCTTCATTTGAAGCGGAATTAATTAATGCAGGAGCAAACGTATTAAGAAATAATAACATATTATTTGAATTTAACGGCGTTCAAATCAATTTGATAGGAGCGGACGATCCGTCTTTTTCCGACAGAACAGAATCCGATGAAAAAATTTTAGATAATTATTTAAATTCGCTTTCTTCAGACAGCGGCCAGTATAAAATACTTTTATCGCACAGGCCGGAGCTTTTTGAAACTTACGTTAAAAACCGCATGGATATTGTACTTTGCGGCCATGCGCACGGCGGCCAATTCCGCATACCGTTCATAGGCGGAGTTATTGCGCCTAATCAGGGATTTTTTCCTAAATATACAAGCGGAGTTTATACGTCCGGCAATACAAACATGGTTGTAAGCCGCGGCCTCGGAAACAGCATAATCCCATTCAGGATAAATAATCCTCCTGAAATAGTTGTAATAACAATTAATTAG